The Metabacillus litoralis genome contains a region encoding:
- the corA gene encoding magnesium/cobalt transporter CorA, giving the protein MKTTRSKDEPDLLYYCKKNQTSEIVNEFFIPEKNDDTLWVHIIPSTKGELKKIIESLNIHTLAAEAIASFSDSPRMDVYSYHTYISIFIIKEDYSNVRISILLGDNYVITHEEENDLQFFSTILEDFQDHPHHMSSPGHILYHILDHVSEYYLQAVDAIADEIQALEKSVFKYPFANEIGHEVYNWKGRIHNLRQIVEAQESVINDIGESDSKYINEDSAIYLKTLGKNFERVVSAFDTFIETLTGIFDLQMSLKSDHMNSIMKTLTLVSVIFIPMTFIAGLYGMNFEHMPELTWDFGYGLALIVMFGLGISIALFFRSKGWWGKRSSSDKRNK; this is encoded by the coding sequence ATGAAAACAACTAGGAGTAAGGATGAACCCGATTTATTATATTATTGCAAAAAAAATCAAACAAGTGAAATAGTAAATGAATTCTTTATCCCTGAGAAAAACGATGATACACTTTGGGTTCATATTATCCCTTCTACTAAAGGTGAGTTAAAAAAGATCATTGAATCACTAAATATACATACCCTTGCAGCGGAAGCTATTGCTTCTTTCAGTGATTCGCCACGAATGGATGTATATAGCTATCATACATATATTTCAATATTTATCATCAAAGAAGATTATTCTAACGTAAGAATTAGTATTTTATTAGGGGATAATTATGTGATAACCCATGAAGAAGAAAATGACTTGCAATTTTTTTCTACTATACTAGAGGATTTTCAAGACCATCCTCATCACATGAGCAGTCCAGGGCACATCCTGTATCATATATTAGACCATGTTAGTGAGTATTACCTACAAGCAGTTGATGCTATTGCTGATGAAATTCAGGCGCTTGAAAAATCTGTTTTCAAATATCCGTTTGCTAATGAAATAGGTCATGAAGTGTATAATTGGAAAGGGAGAATTCATAACTTAAGACAAATTGTTGAAGCTCAGGAGTCTGTTATAAACGATATTGGAGAATCAGATTCCAAATATATTAATGAAGATTCAGCGATATACTTAAAGACTCTAGGCAAAAATTTTGAACGAGTTGTCAGTGCATTTGATACGTTTATTGAAACGTTAACAGGTATCTTTGATTTGCAAATGTCTCTTAAATCCGATCATATGAATTCTATTATGAAAACTCTAACATTAGTTAGTGTTATTTTTATTCCTATGACATTTATTGCTGGTTTATATGGAATGAATTTTGAACATATGCCTGAATTAACATGGGATTTTGGCTATGGATTAGCACTTATTGTGATGTTTGGTCTTGGCATTAGTATCGCTTTATTTTTTAGAAGTAAGGGATGGTGGGGGAAACGATCATCATCTGATAAACGAAATAAATGA
- a CDS encoding GNAT family N-acetyltransferase — protein sequence MNTMKLNLFRGEKLKLALPLEEDFETMEKWGEDAEYLRNVDTEIALPKNKEQLAEEGKSSHNEIFFTLKTIQDSRLIGLICIHSIEWNNRTGLLAIGIGDSTNRGQGYGTEALQLILRYAFHELNLDRVGLEVIEYNIGGLKAYERVGFQLEGRKRSAVYRDGKRYDILVMGILRNEWESHLI from the coding sequence ATGAATACAATGAAATTAAACCTGTTTCGTGGAGAAAAACTGAAGCTGGCTCTGCCATTAGAAGAAGACTTTGAAACAATGGAGAAGTGGGGGGAGGATGCTGAGTATCTTCGCAATGTTGATACTGAAATTGCACTTCCTAAAAATAAGGAGCAGTTAGCAGAGGAAGGAAAATCGAGCCACAATGAAATATTCTTCACTTTAAAAACGATTCAAGATAGTAGATTAATAGGGTTGATTTGTATTCACTCAATTGAATGGAATAACAGAACCGGACTTTTAGCGATAGGCATCGGGGACTCAACTAATAGAGGGCAAGGATATGGAACGGAGGCACTACAATTGATTCTTCGCTATGCATTTCATGAATTAAATTTAGATCGAGTCGGTCTTGAGGTGATTGAATATAATATCGGCGGTTTAAAAGCATATGAACGGGTAGGGTTTCAATTAGAAGGAAGAAAAAGATCGGCCGTTTATAGAGACGGAAAAAGGTACGACATTTTAGTTATGGGAATTCTAAGGAATGAGTGGGAGAGCCATTTAATTTAG
- a CDS encoding cupin domain-containing protein, producing MENIDIGKKVEKFRKAKGLSSRELANIAEITPSMLSQIERGLANPSIQTLKVLAKALDVPTFSFLLEETKTEDLVVRSHSRKKMVVENLSYELISPDFTGTLATAIMTVPPNTSSSEKLLEHKGEEVAIVIEGKIKVFLDREEYRLETGDSVKIPAYMKHKWENSFTEKAVILFSVTPPAF from the coding sequence ATGGAAAATATCGATATTGGAAAAAAAGTTGAGAAGTTTAGAAAAGCAAAAGGGTTGAGCAGCAGAGAATTAGCAAATATAGCTGAAATAACACCATCCATGTTAAGTCAAATTGAAAGAGGATTAGCTAATCCATCAATCCAGACATTAAAGGTATTAGCAAAGGCTCTTGATGTTCCGACATTTAGCTTTTTACTTGAAGAAACAAAAACAGAGGATTTAGTTGTAAGATCCCATTCGCGTAAGAAAATGGTTGTTGAAAACCTATCGTATGAGTTAATTTCTCCTGATTTTACAGGCACATTGGCAACAGCTATTATGACAGTTCCTCCAAACACCTCTTCGTCAGAAAAGCTTTTAGAGCATAAAGGAGAAGAGGTGGCTATTGTGATTGAGGGAAAAATAAAAGTGTTTTTAGATCGTGAAGAATATAGATTAGAAACTGGTGATAGCGTCAAAATCCCAGCATATATGAAGCATAAATGGGAAAATAGCTTTACGGAAAAAGCTGTTATTCTATTTTCAGTGACACCTCCGGCTTTTTAA
- a CDS encoding alpha/beta fold hydrolase, with the protein MKVKKKSTFWKRTRNVLIVLLSFFLLWMGYHQIMTKFEQKKYPALGQFVEVDGKKMHVYSKGKGEHTVVLLSGLGTTAPALDFEPLMNELAKHHKVVVIEPFGYGWSEFTKKERTVENITEEMRTALKKSNIDGPYIFMPHSVSGIYSMYYVNQYPDEVEAIIGIDSTLPMATEYFQESAPGLPGYLKFVAPTGIARAAVNVISDNFLPIADEETYSEQNLLMTKKLSAWKAYNSNVIEEAQELSNNIKKTKNMVFPPNMPIMMFTTKEDKVNEEGKSNVTFYQDQLRNQKTSELITLDGHHYLHWTKSQEMSKQINEFIESNLEGE; encoded by the coding sequence ATGAAGGTGAAGAAAAAGTCTACATTTTGGAAAAGAACTAGAAATGTTTTGATCGTCTTACTATCATTCTTTCTACTATGGATGGGATATCATCAAATTATGACGAAATTTGAGCAAAAAAAGTACCCTGCACTAGGGCAATTCGTTGAGGTAGATGGAAAGAAAATGCATGTATATTCAAAGGGGAAAGGTGAACATACTGTTGTTCTTTTAAGTGGGTTAGGTACGACAGCCCCTGCCTTAGATTTCGAACCGTTAATGAATGAATTAGCAAAACATCATAAAGTAGTTGTCATTGAGCCCTTTGGTTATGGCTGGAGTGAGTTCACAAAGAAGGAACGAACAGTAGAGAACATAACAGAGGAAATGAGAACAGCTCTTAAAAAAAGCAATATTGATGGACCTTATATCTTCATGCCTCACTCTGTTTCGGGAATTTATAGCATGTATTACGTTAATCAATATCCAGATGAGGTGGAAGCCATTATTGGTATTGATAGCACCTTACCAATGGCAACAGAATACTTTCAAGAATCTGCACCAGGCTTGCCCGGATATCTGAAATTTGTTGCTCCGACGGGCATCGCAAGAGCTGCAGTAAATGTGATTTCAGATAACTTTCTGCCTATCGCAGATGAAGAAACTTATTCTGAACAGAATTTATTGATGACAAAGAAGCTTTCTGCTTGGAAGGCTTACAATTCGAATGTGATCGAAGAAGCACAAGAGCTAAGTAATAATATTAAGAAAACAAAGAATATGGTATTCCCTCCAAATATGCCTATTATGATGTTCACGACGAAAGAAGACAAGGTTAATGAAGAAGGAAAATCAAACGTGACATTTTATCAAGACCAATTACGTAATCAAAAGACAAGTGAACTTATCACCTTAGATGGACATCATTATTTGCACTGGACAAAATCTCAAGAAATGAGTAAACAAATTAATGAGTTTATTGAGAGTAACTTGGAAGGTGAATAA
- a CDS encoding metallophosphoesterase gives MKKGNKGFKGAIKGLSSVLVLTAGIFAMYPGSTFAKNVDKPKIEFGVVPDAQYCDCDPSGTKYYRNSLEKLADAAQTFNERKLRFTIQLGDLIDRDMSSFDQILPVYEMIEGKKYHVLGNHDFPEPSDTIVERLGMKNQYYDFKQKNWRFIVLDSNDLSFYANPKGSEKYQQAQEMYDSIKAKGDINAQTWNGGISEEQLDWLKNVLKKAKKANEKVIVFSHMPVYPENSHNIWNDEAVIKELESSGNVVAYFNGHNHAGNYGEKNGIHYVNLKGMLETADTNTYSIIEIYKDRIFIDGYGLEQDRVLPFEK, from the coding sequence ATGAAGAAAGGTAACAAAGGGTTTAAAGGAGCGATTAAAGGGCTAAGCTCAGTGTTAGTGTTAACTGCTGGTATTTTTGCAATGTATCCAGGTTCAACTTTTGCCAAGAATGTAGACAAGCCTAAAATTGAGTTTGGTGTTGTCCCTGACGCCCAATATTGTGATTGTGATCCATCAGGAACAAAATACTACCGAAATTCATTGGAGAAGCTTGCAGATGCGGCCCAAACGTTTAATGAACGTAAACTACGCTTTACCATTCAGCTTGGAGATTTAATCGATCGGGATATGTCGAGTTTTGATCAAATTTTGCCAGTATATGAGATGATTGAAGGAAAGAAATATCATGTTTTAGGAAATCATGATTTTCCTGAGCCCTCAGATACAATTGTTGAACGACTTGGTATGAAAAATCAGTATTATGATTTTAAGCAAAAAAATTGGCGTTTCATTGTACTTGATTCAAATGATCTTAGTTTTTATGCAAATCCAAAAGGATCTGAAAAGTACCAGCAGGCTCAAGAAATGTATGATTCAATCAAGGCAAAAGGTGATATTAATGCACAAACATGGAACGGCGGAATTAGTGAAGAACAATTAGATTGGTTGAAAAATGTCCTTAAAAAGGCTAAAAAAGCAAATGAAAAAGTCATTGTATTTTCCCATATGCCAGTTTATCCAGAGAATTCACATAATATTTGGAACGATGAAGCTGTAATCAAAGAGCTTGAGTCCTCTGGAAATGTTGTTGCTTATTTTAATGGGCATAATCATGCAGGCAATTATGGTGAAAAAAATGGCATTCATTATGTGAATCTTAAAGGAATGCTTGAAACTGCTGACACAAACACTTATTCAATCATTGAGATCTATAAAGATCGTATTTTTATTGATGGCTATGGACTTGAGCAGGACCGTGTACTTCCGTTTGAAAAATAG
- the gnd gene encoding phosphogluconate dehydrogenase (NAD(+)-dependent, decarboxylating) has product MKVGLIGLGKMGLNISKNLIDHHHEVVAYDINEQAIEEIQAYGAQGTSTLEEFVQSLHTPRIIWIMVPHQVVDKVISDLKPILSNGDIVIEAGNSHYKESMRRYEEFKEIGVSYLDAGTSGGMEGARHGANYMIGGDPEAWEIVEPLFRDTAVEKGYLYTGKSGSGHFLKMVHNGIEYGMMAAIGEGFEVLEKSQFDYDYEKVARVWSNGSVIRSWLMELTESAFSKDAKLDDLKGIMHSSGEGKWTVEEALDLQTATPVIALSLLMRYRSLENDTFTGKVVAALRNEFGGHAVEKK; this is encoded by the coding sequence ATGAAAGTAGGATTGATTGGTTTAGGAAAAATGGGTCTTAACATTAGTAAAAACTTAATCGACCATCACCATGAAGTTGTTGCATATGATATTAATGAGCAAGCTATTGAAGAAATTCAGGCATACGGGGCTCAAGGTACATCGACTCTTGAAGAGTTCGTGCAATCTTTACATACTCCAAGAATTATTTGGATTATGGTTCCACATCAAGTGGTCGATAAGGTCATTAGCGATTTAAAACCGATCCTTTCAAACGGAGATATTGTGATTGAAGCGGGAAATTCACATTATAAAGAATCGATGAGACGTTATGAGGAATTCAAGGAAATAGGAGTAAGTTATTTGGATGCTGGAACATCCGGTGGGATGGAGGGTGCCCGTCATGGCGCAAATTACATGATTGGCGGAGACCCTGAGGCATGGGAAATTGTTGAACCACTTTTTCGTGATACGGCTGTTGAAAAAGGCTATTTATACACAGGAAAATCCGGTAGTGGCCATTTCTTGAAAATGGTTCACAATGGGATTGAATACGGCATGATGGCTGCAATTGGTGAAGGATTTGAAGTGTTAGAAAAAAGTCAGTTTGATTATGACTATGAAAAAGTTGCTCGCGTCTGGAGTAACGGATCTGTGATTCGTTCATGGTTAATGGAACTTACCGAGAGTGCTTTTTCGAAAGACGCGAAACTAGATGATCTTAAAGGCATTATGCATTCTTCAGGAGAAGGAAAATGGACAGTAGAGGAAGCACTAGACCTTCAAACAGCAACACCTGTTATTGCTCTTTCGTTACTAATGCGTTACCGGTCATTGGAAAATGACACGTTTACTGGGAAGGTTGTTGCGGCGTTAAGAAATGAATTTGGTGGACATGCGGTGGAGAAGAAATGA
- a CDS encoding MFS transporter has protein sequence MEALLENKLQTQSKQKSLVLSIFLTGIFMGALDHGIVGPALSSIVTTFGINTSWGVWSFTIYTLLFAVSIPLMGKFSDRFGRKQVFVSGILLFGLGSLLSGIAPNFLTFLIGRSIQAIGTGGIFPITAAYITVSYPAQERAKAMGWIGVVFGFGSIMGPIVGGYIIQHFAWQWIFLINVPISILVILLMSTMKLPQTISKKPIDYLGIILLTAMILSIMLGITSKNITMLIIGVLLVPLFIKTEKHSQDPIIKLNYFKSKYVLVVLLLSLMSGFIMASTMNLLPLYIETNFEVTKAQSSYGVAPLAVASMIASLIGGYLVSKWGAKNVLFLGFAITLIGSLSFIFPVNYLLLLISAAIAGFGIGIIIGAPLNILIIQGTSMQEAGSAVGLLSLFRSLGSTVGPTIAGIILSSIASGFSYVFAVLMIVSSIALLLFINFKK, from the coding sequence ATGGAAGCATTATTAGAAAACAAATTACAAACGCAAAGTAAACAAAAATCTCTTGTGTTAAGTATTTTTCTTACAGGTATCTTTATGGGTGCTCTAGATCATGGAATTGTCGGACCCGCGTTAAGTTCAATTGTTACTACATTTGGTATTAATACTTCATGGGGGGTATGGAGTTTCACCATTTATACTTTACTCTTTGCAGTTAGTATACCCCTAATGGGTAAATTTTCTGACCGATTCGGTAGAAAGCAAGTTTTCGTGTCTGGTATTTTGTTATTTGGATTAGGTTCTTTACTATCAGGCATTGCTCCTAACTTTTTAACCTTTTTAATAGGAAGGAGTATTCAGGCGATAGGTACAGGGGGTATCTTCCCAATTACTGCTGCTTACATTACTGTAAGTTATCCAGCACAAGAGCGTGCAAAAGCAATGGGATGGATTGGGGTAGTATTTGGTTTTGGAAGTATTATGGGTCCTATTGTTGGAGGATACATTATTCAACATTTTGCATGGCAATGGATTTTCTTAATCAATGTTCCAATTTCTATTCTAGTAATTTTATTAATGAGTACGATGAAATTACCGCAAACAATTAGTAAAAAACCAATTGATTATCTAGGTATTATCTTACTAACAGCTATGATCCTTTCCATTATGCTGGGGATTACATCAAAAAATATCACAATGCTTATTATTGGAGTACTACTCGTCCCATTGTTCATTAAAACTGAAAAGCATTCACAAGATCCTATCATTAAACTAAATTATTTCAAATCAAAATATGTGTTAGTTGTTTTACTACTATCATTAATGTCCGGCTTCATCATGGCATCAACAATGAATTTATTACCTTTATATATAGAAACAAATTTTGAAGTAACGAAGGCACAATCATCCTATGGGGTGGCTCCACTTGCTGTAGCTTCTATGATTGCCTCACTGATAGGAGGGTATTTGGTTTCAAAATGGGGGGCTAAAAATGTATTGTTTTTAGGATTTGCGATTACATTAATTGGCTCACTTTCTTTTATCTTTCCTGTTAATTATCTCTTACTCCTTATTTCTGCTGCTATAGCAGGGTTTGGAATTGGCATTATCATTGGTGCACCATTAAATATTCTTATTATACAGGGCACATCAATGCAAGAAGCAGGTTCAGCAGTTGGATTGTTAAGCTTATTTAGATCATTAGGCTCAACAGTTGGACCAACAATTGCAGGGATTATCTTATCTTCAATTGCTAGCGGCTTCTCCTATGTATTTGCTGTGTTGATGATTGTTTCAAGCATAGCGCTGCTGTTGTTTATAAACTTTAAAAAGTGA
- a CDS encoding LysE family translocator, translating into MSDFLTFLVLSLFVVTSPGIDTALITKRTISDGRKDGFSMALGITSGSFVHTFAAAFGLSAILLQSAVAFEIVKYVGAIYLIYLGISTFISRKKKDPAAENQQDAEMKKSAFKQGLISNVLNPKVAMFFLTFLPQFIQTGENATQQLIIMGVIYTLLSISWFFIYVFFINYLREWLLSPTVQGIMDKATGLVLIGFGLKLALDKNH; encoded by the coding sequence ATGAGCGATTTCTTAACATTTTTGGTTCTTTCTTTATTTGTTGTAACAAGTCCAGGTATCGACACGGCCCTTATTACAAAAAGAACGATTTCAGACGGTAGAAAAGATGGATTTAGTATGGCTTTAGGAATTACAAGTGGATCTTTCGTTCACACATTTGCAGCTGCCTTTGGTCTTTCAGCTATTTTGCTGCAGTCTGCTGTTGCCTTTGAAATTGTAAAATATGTGGGTGCGATATACCTGATATATCTCGGGATTTCTACTTTTATTTCAAGAAAGAAAAAAGATCCTGCTGCTGAAAATCAACAAGATGCAGAAATGAAAAAGTCAGCTTTTAAACAAGGCCTCATATCAAATGTACTCAACCCAAAGGTTGCTATGTTTTTCTTAACGTTTTTACCACAATTTATTCAAACAGGTGAAAATGCCACACAGCAACTAATTATCATGGGTGTTATTTATACACTGCTATCCATTTCTTGGTTTTTCATTTATGTATTTTTCATCAACTATTTACGTGAATGGCTGTTGTCTCCGACAGTACAAGGAATCATGGATAAGGCTACAGGTTTAGTTTTAATCGGATTTGGTTTAAAGCTTGCGTTAGATAAAAATCACTAA
- a CDS encoding short chain dehydrogenase has protein sequence MKIVLIGANGTIGRAVRQELEQHHEVVSAGRRESDIYVDITSPDSIRDMYLSVGEVDAVISATGETYFGPLKELTPQTNDLSINSKLKGQVNLVLIGQHFIKDGGSFTLTTGIIMEDPIIGGTSAAMVGGAIKSFVESAAIELPRGIRINNVSPNVLVESMDKYGPYFQGFDPVPGSKVAKAYVKSVEGAQTGKTYRVY, from the coding sequence ATGAAAATAGTATTAATTGGTGCCAATGGAACAATTGGTCGTGCAGTCCGACAAGAGTTAGAACAACATCATGAAGTCGTGTCAGCAGGAAGAAGAGAATCAGATATCTATGTGGATATCACTTCTCCAGATAGTATAAGAGACATGTACCTATCTGTAGGGGAGGTTGACGCAGTTATTAGTGCCACAGGTGAAACCTATTTTGGTCCGTTAAAAGAATTAACACCACAGACGAATGATTTATCCATTAATAGTAAATTAAAAGGTCAAGTGAACCTCGTTCTAATAGGACAGCATTTTATTAAGGATGGTGGTAGCTTTACGTTAACCACTGGAATTATCATGGAAGATCCTATTATTGGAGGTACTTCGGCAGCAATGGTTGGGGGAGCTATAAAAAGTTTCGTAGAGTCAGCTGCAATCGAATTACCAAGGGGAATTAGAATCAATAATGTTAGTCCCAATGTGTTAGTGGAGTCAATGGATAAGTATGGCCCATATTTTCAGGGATTTGATCCTGTTCCAGGAAGTAAAGTCGCAAAAGCCTATGTAAAAAGTGTAGAAGGAGCACAAACCGGAAAGACGTATCGGGTTTACTAA
- a CDS encoding elongation factor G-binding protein → MKPFIKSYQYNVIKSDVIGLVNVLESGCSLDVLDSIKQMMWQRIYRLFTNLDQDKKALLDPIFYLNDKKEALVYLLRLKIYVIPFGKISEQLFSTFFDNEIKLPSIENIDLRDISYFKWQDPGVNKQFIIASMNNELVGLKGIFTRANKGICEVCNRYEEIGVFTIENDTLPKQSHYMCQDIMKCNQNMTSLDQLHRIITPHTDEKTPSLTLVNS, encoded by the coding sequence ATGAAGCCTTTTATAAAAAGCTACCAATATAATGTTATTAAGTCAGATGTAATAGGGCTAGTCAATGTTCTTGAATCTGGGTGCAGTCTGGATGTTTTAGATAGTATTAAGCAAATGATGTGGCAAAGAATTTATCGTTTATTTACTAACTTAGATCAAGATAAGAAAGCTTTATTGGATCCAATTTTTTATCTTAATGATAAAAAGGAGGCATTGGTTTATTTGCTTAGATTGAAGATTTATGTTATTCCATTTGGAAAGATTTCTGAGCAATTATTTAGCACGTTTTTTGATAACGAAATCAAGCTTCCTTCAATAGAAAATATAGATTTGAGAGACATTAGTTATTTTAAGTGGCAGGATCCTGGTGTAAACAAGCAATTTATCATCGCTTCAATGAATAATGAGTTAGTAGGTTTAAAAGGAATATTTACAAGGGCCAATAAAGGAATTTGTGAAGTTTGCAATCGTTATGAAGAAATAGGTGTTTTTACAATTGAAAATGATACGTTACCTAAGCAAAGTCATTATATGTGCCAAGATATCATGAAATGTAATCAAAATATGACCTCTTTAGATCAACTTCACAGAATAATCACACCACACACTGATGAGAAAACACCCTCTTTGACCCTCGTAAATTCTTAA
- a CDS encoding glutaredoxin family protein has translation MKQRYILELYTRPTCSDCQEAKKYLQENEIPYIDKIVSKNSSLEKELIQLSGTRIVPSFAFYKKGFLGSKKLVKNIIGFEMNKQEIYTYLD, from the coding sequence TTGAAACAACGATACATTCTTGAGCTGTATACTCGACCAACCTGCTCTGACTGCCAAGAAGCGAAAAAGTATCTTCAAGAAAATGAAATACCATATATCGATAAAATCGTAAGTAAGAATTCTAGTTTGGAAAAAGAGCTTATACAATTATCGGGAACAAGGATTGTACCGTCTTTTGCTTTCTATAAGAAGGGATTTCTTGGATCTAAAAAGTTGGTTAAAAATATCATTGGATTTGAGATGAATAAACAAGAGATTTATACCTATTTAGACTAA
- a CDS encoding YwmB family TATA-box binding protein encodes MIKQIGLIVSCLITIIFYSIHSVEGSNGEYKLEEMIEIAEKNQISITSWQGYLKADLGTANSDEEVKKIVGNTKDEFPFINEWITHEPENHHVTVEAKINKQVSSQLHKIQIYVTESNDRYQMFLTIQFKDNALDSKGLHSIVDNINVKIDKEYYTISGYLEGKPDLKETTTKLMNGYGADFIEGVQEKGFHSISGYTQKWEESIPAKNNKEVNVQMGLRYSPDQERTNVTIGTPIIITEY; translated from the coding sequence ATGATCAAACAAATTGGGCTAATAGTAAGCTGTCTAATTACTATTATTTTTTATTCTATTCATTCTGTAGAAGGAAGTAATGGAGAATATAAATTAGAAGAAATGATCGAAATCGCAGAAAAGAATCAGATAAGCATCACTTCATGGCAAGGATACTTAAAAGCAGACTTAGGTACTGCGAATAGTGATGAAGAGGTTAAAAAAATAGTGGGAAATACAAAAGATGAGTTTCCTTTTATAAACGAATGGATCACACATGAACCAGAAAACCATCATGTCACTGTTGAGGCAAAAATAAATAAGCAGGTAAGTAGTCAGCTTCATAAAATTCAAATTTATGTAACGGAAAGTAATGATCGTTATCAAATGTTTTTAACAATACAATTTAAAGATAACGCGTTGGATAGTAAGGGACTTCATTCAATAGTAGATAATATCAATGTAAAAATAGACAAAGAGTATTATACAATTAGTGGATATCTTGAGGGGAAACCCGATTTGAAAGAAACGACAACAAAGCTAATGAATGGGTATGGAGCAGATTTTATAGAGGGTGTTCAAGAAAAAGGGTTTCATTCAATTTCTGGTTACACACAAAAATGGGAAGAAAGCATTCCAGCTAAGAATAATAAGGAAGTTAATGTGCAAATGGGCTTACGCTATAGTCCCGACCAAGAACGGACAAATGTGACAATTGGAACACCGATTATTATTACGGAATATTAA
- a CDS encoding cation diffusion facilitator family transporter — MEEEKYRNLKLGERGAIISIVAYICLSVLKLVIGYISNSDALKADGLNNSTDVIASIAVLIGLKLSQRPPDEDHGYGHWKSETIASMLASFIMAAVGVQVLFDGMLSIFQGEKESPDVIAAYVGMFSALVMYFVYRYNKRLAENINSSAVMAAAKDNLSDAWVSIGAAVGIIGSQLNMPWLDTVTAIIVGIIICKTAWDIFRQSSHELSDGFDQDKLRLYQEVILKVDGVKGIKQIKGRNYGNNEVIDVVILVNSSLNITKAHDIATMVEKMMIIEYGVHDVHIHVEPN, encoded by the coding sequence ATGGAAGAAGAAAAATATCGGAACCTAAAACTTGGCGAACGTGGTGCTATTATTAGCATCGTTGCATATATATGTTTATCGGTTTTAAAGCTTGTCATTGGATACATAAGTAACTCGGATGCGTTGAAAGCAGATGGATTGAACAATTCAACGGATGTGATCGCGTCTATTGCCGTTCTCATTGGTCTTAAGCTTTCACAAAGACCTCCTGATGAGGATCATGGTTATGGACACTGGAAAAGTGAGACAATTGCCTCGATGCTGGCTTCCTTTATTATGGCAGCAGTAGGGGTGCAAGTGTTGTTTGATGGTATGTTGTCTATTTTCCAAGGTGAAAAAGAATCACCAGATGTGATCGCTGCATATGTAGGAATGTTCTCTGCACTCGTGATGTATTTTGTTTATCGTTATAACAAAAGATTAGCTGAAAACATTAATAGTAGTGCCGTGATGGCTGCAGCAAAGGACAATTTATCAGATGCTTGGGTCAGTATTGGGGCTGCCGTTGGGATCATTGGTTCTCAACTAAATATGCCGTGGTTAGATACGGTTACTGCCATTATTGTTGGCATAATAATATGTAAAACAGCTTGGGACATTTTTAGGCAATCTTCACATGAACTTTCAGACGGATTTGATCAAGATAAATTACGCTTGTATCAGGAAGTTATTTTAAAGGTAGATGGAGTAAAGGGGATTAAGCAAATAAAGGGGAGAAATTACGGAAACAATGAAGTGATAGATGTGGTAATTCTTGTTAACTCCTCATTGAATATTACGAAGGCTCATGATATTGCGACAATGGTTGAAAAAATGATGATTATTGAATACGGTGTGCATGATGTTCATATTCATGTTGAACCGAATTAA